In one window of Camelus bactrianus isolate YW-2024 breed Bactrian camel chromosome 13, ASM4877302v1, whole genome shotgun sequence DNA:
- the NHSL3 gene encoding NHS-like protein 3 isoform X2 — translation MAARAPPAAPAAEEPGGPGGPPRRKKSRSGASSLRRAFSWLRSKRRKKKAAVAEGAEPAAPRAKKADDKARRAKGKGRGSAKAESDKRLSVGPGQGPVSVVDEHQDNVFFPSGRPPHLEELHTQAQEGLRSLQHQEKQKLNKGAWDHGDTQSIQSSRTGPDEDSISFCSQTTSFTAESSTAEDALSIRSEMIQRKGSTFRPHDSFPKSSGKSGRRRRERRSTVLGLPQHVQKELGLRNEREAPGTPRPPGPREAVRIPTVDGRPAGVATGPGARVSLRALEAEAEAGAEAEAMLQRHIDRIYRDDSLVGRSTGARPLPLTRPMSLAVPGLTGGAGPPEPLSPAMSISPQATYLSKLIPHAVLPPTVDVVALGRCSLRTLSRCSLLSASPASVRSLGRFFSASSPRPRSRHPSSSSDNWSHSQSSETIVSDGSTLSSKGGSEGRPEGSVASNSVVPPPQGGSGRGSPSGGSTAEASDTISIRSGGQLSGRSVSLRKLKRPPPPPRRTHSLHQRGSAAPDGPLGLPPKPERKQQPQLPRPPTTGGSEGMGAAPCPSNLAGSWVPGLSPAGSRRPPRSPERTLSPSSGYSSQSGTPTLPPKGLAGASASPGKIQPPKPERVTSLRSPGASVSSSLTSLCSSSSDPAPSDRSGPHTSTALGDRFVIPPHPKVPAPFSPPPSKPKSPNQADPAPAALAVIPGPISTTAASPESLPTPQVSLTPPKASPVASKAPSPPPSPPPSYHPPPPPTKKPEVVEEALSAPETTEESLQDPNWPPPPPPAPEEQDLSMADFPPPEEAFFSVAGPEPEGPSQPLEPPSATISFQSQPCDTPDPPPAPPAPPPAGSVTGLLAKAPRKEPVGCSKGGGLPWEDAGAPLVTPSLLQMVRLRSVGAPTVAPNPASGPSPPQKPLRRALSGRASPAPAPSSGLHAAVRLKASSLAASVGPVSAQPNGPPEAEPRSPASTASFIFSKGTKKLQLERPVSPEAQADLQRNLVAELRSISEQRPPQAPKKPPKAPPPVARKPSGGVPPPPSPCFPRAEPLTAPPTNGLPHAEDRTKEELTKNGGVLQLVGPEEQKLGQPGSDPQKELV, via the exons GTTCTGCCAAGGCTGAGAGTGACAAACGTCTAAGTGTAGGGCCCGGCCAGGGGCCAGTATCTGTAGTGGATGAGCACCAGGACAATGTCTTCTTCCCCAGTGGGCGACCACCTCACCTGGAAGAGCTGCACACGCAGGCCCAGGAGGGGCTTCGTTCCCTACAGCACCAAG aaaaacagaaattgaaCAAGGGTGCTTGGGACCATGGAGACACCCAGAGCATCCAG TCCTCCCGGACCGGGCCTGATGAAGATAGCATCTCCTTCTGCAGCCAGACCACGTCCTTCACGGCCGAGAGCTCCACGGCAGAGGACGCTCTCTCTATCCGCTCTGAGATGATCCAGCGCAAAG GCTCCACCTTCCGACCCCATGACTCATTTCCCAAATCATCTGGAAAGTCAGGGCGGCGTCGGCGGGAGCGGCGGAGCACTGTGCTGGGACTGCCACAGCATGTGCAGAAGGAACTCG GCCTGCGGAACGAACGTGAGGCTCCAGGTACTCCTCGGCCTCCTGGTCCACGGGAGGCCGTACGCATCCCCACAGTGGATGGCCGCCCGGCGGGAGTAGCCacagggccaggggccagggtgtCCCTGCGGGCgctggaggcagaggcagaagcTGGTGCTGAGGCAGAGGCCATGCTACAGCGCCACATCGACCGTATCTACCGGGATGACAGCCTTGTGGGCCGGTCCACGGGGGCCCGGCCCTTGCCACTGACCCGGCCCATGTCCCTAGCAGTGCCGGGACTGACAGGAGGGGCAGGGCCGCCGGAACCCCTGAGCCCGGCCATGTCCATCTCGCCCCAGGCCACCTACTTGTCGAAGCTGATCCCGCATGCTGTGCTGCCACCTACAGTGGACGTGGTGGCCCTGGGCCGCTGCAGCCTGCGCACACTGAGTCGCTGCAGCCTGCTCTCAGCCAGCCCAGCCTCTGTCCGCTCACTGGGCCGCTtcttctcagcctccagcccGAGGCCCCGCAGCCgccacccttcctcctccagtgaCAACTGGAGCCACTCCCAGTCCTCTGAGACCATCGTATCTGACGGCTCCACTCTCTCCTCTAAGGGTGGCTCTGAGGGCCGGCCGGAGGGCTCTGTGGCCAGCAATAGCgtggtgccccctccccaggggggcagtgggaggggctcTCCCAGCGGGGGCAGCACTGCTGAGGCCTCGGACACCATCAGCATTCGGAGTGGTGGGCAGCTGTCTGGCCGCAGTGTGTCCCTACGTAAGCTGAAGCGGCCCCCGCCACCTCCCCGCCGGACCCACTCGCTCCATCAGCGTGGCTCAGCAGCACCTGATGGGCCCTTGGGATTGCCCCCCAAGCCCGAGCGGAAGCAGCAGCCACAGCTGCCCCGGCCGCCCACCACGGGCGGGTCAGAAGGGATGGGGGCAGCACCCTGTCCATCCAACTTAGCAGGTAGCTGGGTGCCTGGCTTGTCTCCAGCTGGTTCCCGGCGCCCCCCACGCTCCCCAGAACGGACACTCTCACCCTCCAGTGGATACTCGAGCCAAAGTGGTACCCCTACCCTCCCTCCCAAGGGTCTAGCAGGGGCTTCTGCTTCCCCAGGCAAGATCCAACCCCCTAAACCAGAGCGTGTCACTTCCCTCCGATCTCCTGGGGCTTCTGTGTCCTCCTCTCTCACGTCtctctgttcctcctcctctGATCCAGCCCCCTCAGATCGTTCTGGTCCACACACATCAACTGCCCTGGGTGACAGGTTCGTCATACCTCCTCACCCCAAGGTGCCTgcacccttctccccacctccctcaaaGCCCAAGAGCCCTAACCAAGCTGACCCTGCTCCAGCTGCCCTGGCTGTGATCCCTGGGCCCATCTCTACCACTGCTGCCAGTCCTGAGTCCCTACCCACTCCCCAGGTATCCCTGACCCCACCTAAGGCTTCTCCTGTTGCCTCCAAAGCCCCGTCAcccccaccatccccacccccatcttatcatccacccccaccacccactAAGAAGCCAGAGGTGGTTGAGGAGGCCCTGTCTGCCCCAGAGACTACTGAGGAGTCCCTCCAAGATCCCAactggcccccacccccacctcctgcacCGGAGGAGCAGGACCTCTCCATGGCTGACTTCCCTCCACCAGAGGAGGCCTTTTTCTCTGTGGCTGGCCCTGAGCCTGAAGGCCCTTCACAACCCTTGGAGCCCCCTTCAGCTACTATCTCTTTCCAGAGCCAGCCCTGTGATACCCCAGACCCTCCTCCAGCtccaccagccccacctcctgctgGTTCTGTCACAGGGCTTCTGGCCAAGGCTCCTCGAAAGGAACCAGTGGGCTGCAGCAAGGGTGGGGGGCTCCCCTGGGAGGATGCTGGTGCACCCCTGGTCACGCCCTCACTCCTGCAGATGGTTCGGCTGCGCTCTGTGGGCGCCCCCACAGTGGCTCCAAATCCAGCATCAGGGCCATCACCCCCCCAGAAGCCACTACGAAGAGCCCTGTCAGGGCGGGCCAGCCCAGCACCTGCCCCCTCCTCAGGGCTCCATGCTGCTGTGCGACTCAAGGCCTCCAGTCTGGCGGCCAGCGTGGGCCCTGTGAGTGCCCAGCCCAATGGACCACCTGAGGCAGAGCCACGGTCCCCTGCCTCTACGGCCAGCTTCATCTTCTCCAAGGGCACTAAGAAGCTGCAGCTGGAGCGGCCTGTGTCCCCTGAGGCCCAGGCTGACCTCCAGCGGAACCTGGTAGCTGAACTACGGAGCATCTCAGAGCAACGGCCACCCCAGGCCCCAAAGAAGCCACCTAAGGCTCCCCCGCCCGTGGCCCGCAAGCCCTCTGGGggagtccccccacccccctccccctgctttccTCGGGCTGAACCCCTTACTGCTCCTCCTACCAACGGGCTCCCTCATGCAGAGGACAGGACTAAGGAGGAGCTGACAAAGAATGGAGGTGTCCTGCAGCTGGTGGGCCCAGAGGAGCAGAAGCTGGGCCAGCCCGGCTCAG ACCCACAGAAAGAGTTGGTCTGA
- the NHSL3 gene encoding NHS-like protein 3 isoform X4, translating to MEMGGSAKAESDKRLSVGPGQGPVSVVDEHQDNVFFPSGRPPHLEELHTQAQEGLRSLQHQEKQKLNKGAWDHGDTQSIQSSRTGPDEDSISFCSQTTSFTAESSTAEDALSIRSEMIQRKGSTFRPHDSFPKSSGKSGRRRRERRSTVLGLPQHVQKELGLRNEREAPGTPRPPGPREAVRIPTVDGRPAGVATGPGARVSLRALEAEAEAGAEAEAMLQRHIDRIYRDDSLVGRSTGARPLPLTRPMSLAVPGLTGGAGPPEPLSPAMSISPQATYLSKLIPHAVLPPTVDVVALGRCSLRTLSRCSLLSASPASVRSLGRFFSASSPRPRSRHPSSSSDNWSHSQSSETIVSDGSTLSSKGGSEGRPEGSVASNSVVPPPQGGSGRGSPSGGSTAEASDTISIRSGGQLSGRSVSLRKLKRPPPPPRRTHSLHQRGSAAPDGPLGLPPKPERKQQPQLPRPPTTGGSEGMGAAPCPSNLAGSWVPGLSPAGSRRPPRSPERTLSPSSGYSSQSGTPTLPPKGLAGASASPGKIQPPKPERVTSLRSPGASVSSSLTSLCSSSSDPAPSDRSGPHTSTALGDRFVIPPHPKVPAPFSPPPSKPKSPNQADPAPAALAVIPGPISTTAASPESLPTPQVSLTPPKASPVASKAPSPPPSPPPSYHPPPPPTKKPEVVEEALSAPETTEESLQDPNWPPPPPPAPEEQDLSMADFPPPEEAFFSVAGPEPEGPSQPLEPPSATISFQSQPCDTPDPPPAPPAPPPAGSVTGLLAKAPRKEPVGCSKGGGLPWEDAGAPLVTPSLLQMVRLRSVGAPTVAPNPASGPSPPQKPLRRALSGRASPAPAPSSGLHAAVRLKASSLAASVGPVSAQPNGPPEAEPRSPASTASFIFSKGTKKLQLERPVSPEAQADLQRNLVAELRSISEQRPPQAPKKPPKAPPPVARKPSGGVPPPPSPCFPRAEPLTAPPTNGLPHAEDRTKEELTKNGGVLQLVGPEEQKLGQPGSDFSGLGAWEG from the exons GTTCTGCCAAGGCTGAGAGTGACAAACGTCTAAGTGTAGGGCCCGGCCAGGGGCCAGTATCTGTAGTGGATGAGCACCAGGACAATGTCTTCTTCCCCAGTGGGCGACCACCTCACCTGGAAGAGCTGCACACGCAGGCCCAGGAGGGGCTTCGTTCCCTACAGCACCAAG aaaaacagaaattgaaCAAGGGTGCTTGGGACCATGGAGACACCCAGAGCATCCAG TCCTCCCGGACCGGGCCTGATGAAGATAGCATCTCCTTCTGCAGCCAGACCACGTCCTTCACGGCCGAGAGCTCCACGGCAGAGGACGCTCTCTCTATCCGCTCTGAGATGATCCAGCGCAAAG GCTCCACCTTCCGACCCCATGACTCATTTCCCAAATCATCTGGAAAGTCAGGGCGGCGTCGGCGGGAGCGGCGGAGCACTGTGCTGGGACTGCCACAGCATGTGCAGAAGGAACTCG GCCTGCGGAACGAACGTGAGGCTCCAGGTACTCCTCGGCCTCCTGGTCCACGGGAGGCCGTACGCATCCCCACAGTGGATGGCCGCCCGGCGGGAGTAGCCacagggccaggggccagggtgtCCCTGCGGGCgctggaggcagaggcagaagcTGGTGCTGAGGCAGAGGCCATGCTACAGCGCCACATCGACCGTATCTACCGGGATGACAGCCTTGTGGGCCGGTCCACGGGGGCCCGGCCCTTGCCACTGACCCGGCCCATGTCCCTAGCAGTGCCGGGACTGACAGGAGGGGCAGGGCCGCCGGAACCCCTGAGCCCGGCCATGTCCATCTCGCCCCAGGCCACCTACTTGTCGAAGCTGATCCCGCATGCTGTGCTGCCACCTACAGTGGACGTGGTGGCCCTGGGCCGCTGCAGCCTGCGCACACTGAGTCGCTGCAGCCTGCTCTCAGCCAGCCCAGCCTCTGTCCGCTCACTGGGCCGCTtcttctcagcctccagcccGAGGCCCCGCAGCCgccacccttcctcctccagtgaCAACTGGAGCCACTCCCAGTCCTCTGAGACCATCGTATCTGACGGCTCCACTCTCTCCTCTAAGGGTGGCTCTGAGGGCCGGCCGGAGGGCTCTGTGGCCAGCAATAGCgtggtgccccctccccaggggggcagtgggaggggctcTCCCAGCGGGGGCAGCACTGCTGAGGCCTCGGACACCATCAGCATTCGGAGTGGTGGGCAGCTGTCTGGCCGCAGTGTGTCCCTACGTAAGCTGAAGCGGCCCCCGCCACCTCCCCGCCGGACCCACTCGCTCCATCAGCGTGGCTCAGCAGCACCTGATGGGCCCTTGGGATTGCCCCCCAAGCCCGAGCGGAAGCAGCAGCCACAGCTGCCCCGGCCGCCCACCACGGGCGGGTCAGAAGGGATGGGGGCAGCACCCTGTCCATCCAACTTAGCAGGTAGCTGGGTGCCTGGCTTGTCTCCAGCTGGTTCCCGGCGCCCCCCACGCTCCCCAGAACGGACACTCTCACCCTCCAGTGGATACTCGAGCCAAAGTGGTACCCCTACCCTCCCTCCCAAGGGTCTAGCAGGGGCTTCTGCTTCCCCAGGCAAGATCCAACCCCCTAAACCAGAGCGTGTCACTTCCCTCCGATCTCCTGGGGCTTCTGTGTCCTCCTCTCTCACGTCtctctgttcctcctcctctGATCCAGCCCCCTCAGATCGTTCTGGTCCACACACATCAACTGCCCTGGGTGACAGGTTCGTCATACCTCCTCACCCCAAGGTGCCTgcacccttctccccacctccctcaaaGCCCAAGAGCCCTAACCAAGCTGACCCTGCTCCAGCTGCCCTGGCTGTGATCCCTGGGCCCATCTCTACCACTGCTGCCAGTCCTGAGTCCCTACCCACTCCCCAGGTATCCCTGACCCCACCTAAGGCTTCTCCTGTTGCCTCCAAAGCCCCGTCAcccccaccatccccacccccatcttatcatccacccccaccacccactAAGAAGCCAGAGGTGGTTGAGGAGGCCCTGTCTGCCCCAGAGACTACTGAGGAGTCCCTCCAAGATCCCAactggcccccacccccacctcctgcacCGGAGGAGCAGGACCTCTCCATGGCTGACTTCCCTCCACCAGAGGAGGCCTTTTTCTCTGTGGCTGGCCCTGAGCCTGAAGGCCCTTCACAACCCTTGGAGCCCCCTTCAGCTACTATCTCTTTCCAGAGCCAGCCCTGTGATACCCCAGACCCTCCTCCAGCtccaccagccccacctcctgctgGTTCTGTCACAGGGCTTCTGGCCAAGGCTCCTCGAAAGGAACCAGTGGGCTGCAGCAAGGGTGGGGGGCTCCCCTGGGAGGATGCTGGTGCACCCCTGGTCACGCCCTCACTCCTGCAGATGGTTCGGCTGCGCTCTGTGGGCGCCCCCACAGTGGCTCCAAATCCAGCATCAGGGCCATCACCCCCCCAGAAGCCACTACGAAGAGCCCTGTCAGGGCGGGCCAGCCCAGCACCTGCCCCCTCCTCAGGGCTCCATGCTGCTGTGCGACTCAAGGCCTCCAGTCTGGCGGCCAGCGTGGGCCCTGTGAGTGCCCAGCCCAATGGACCACCTGAGGCAGAGCCACGGTCCCCTGCCTCTACGGCCAGCTTCATCTTCTCCAAGGGCACTAAGAAGCTGCAGCTGGAGCGGCCTGTGTCCCCTGAGGCCCAGGCTGACCTCCAGCGGAACCTGGTAGCTGAACTACGGAGCATCTCAGAGCAACGGCCACCCCAGGCCCCAAAGAAGCCACCTAAGGCTCCCCCGCCCGTGGCCCGCAAGCCCTCTGGGggagtccccccacccccctccccctgctttccTCGGGCTGAACCCCTTACTGCTCCTCCTACCAACGGGCTCCCTCATGCAGAGGACAGGACTAAGGAGGAGCTGACAAAGAATGGAGGTGTCCTGCAGCTGGTGGGCCCAGAGGAGCAGAAGCTGGGCCAGCCCGGCTCAG ATTTTTCTGGTCTCGGTGCCTGGGAAGGGTGA
- the NHSL3 gene encoding NHS-like protein 3 isoform X1, producing the protein MAARAPPAAPAAEEPGGPGGPPRRKKSRSGASSLRRAFSWLRSKRRKKKAAVAEGAEPAAPRAKKADDKARRAKGKGRGSAKAESDKRLSVGPGQGPVSVVDEHQDNVFFPSGRPPHLEELHTQAQEGLRSLQHQEKQKLNKGAWDHGDTQSIQSSRTGPDEDSISFCSQTTSFTAESSTAEDALSIRSEMIQRKGSTFRPHDSFPKSSGKSGRRRRERRSTVLGLPQHVQKELGLRNEREAPGTPRPPGPREAVRIPTVDGRPAGVATGPGARVSLRALEAEAEAGAEAEAMLQRHIDRIYRDDSLVGRSTGARPLPLTRPMSLAVPGLTGGAGPPEPLSPAMSISPQATYLSKLIPHAVLPPTVDVVALGRCSLRTLSRCSLLSASPASVRSLGRFFSASSPRPRSRHPSSSSDNWSHSQSSETIVSDGSTLSSKGGSEGRPEGSVASNSVVPPPQGGSGRGSPSGGSTAEASDTISIRSGGQLSGRSVSLRKLKRPPPPPRRTHSLHQRGSAAPDGPLGLPPKPERKQQPQLPRPPTTGGSEGMGAAPCPSNLAGSWVPGLSPAGSRRPPRSPERTLSPSSGYSSQSGTPTLPPKGLAGASASPGKIQPPKPERVTSLRSPGASVSSSLTSLCSSSSDPAPSDRSGPHTSTALGDRFVIPPHPKVPAPFSPPPSKPKSPNQADPAPAALAVIPGPISTTAASPESLPTPQVSLTPPKASPVASKAPSPPPSPPPSYHPPPPPTKKPEVVEEALSAPETTEESLQDPNWPPPPPPAPEEQDLSMADFPPPEEAFFSVAGPEPEGPSQPLEPPSATISFQSQPCDTPDPPPAPPAPPPAGSVTGLLAKAPRKEPVGCSKGGGLPWEDAGAPLVTPSLLQMVRLRSVGAPTVAPNPASGPSPPQKPLRRALSGRASPAPAPSSGLHAAVRLKASSLAASVGPVSAQPNGPPEAEPRSPASTASFIFSKGTKKLQLERPVSPEAQADLQRNLVAELRSISEQRPPQAPKKPPKAPPPVARKPSGGVPPPPSPCFPRAEPLTAPPTNGLPHAEDRTKEELTKNGGVLQLVGPEEQKLGQPGSDFSGLGAWEG; encoded by the exons GTTCTGCCAAGGCTGAGAGTGACAAACGTCTAAGTGTAGGGCCCGGCCAGGGGCCAGTATCTGTAGTGGATGAGCACCAGGACAATGTCTTCTTCCCCAGTGGGCGACCACCTCACCTGGAAGAGCTGCACACGCAGGCCCAGGAGGGGCTTCGTTCCCTACAGCACCAAG aaaaacagaaattgaaCAAGGGTGCTTGGGACCATGGAGACACCCAGAGCATCCAG TCCTCCCGGACCGGGCCTGATGAAGATAGCATCTCCTTCTGCAGCCAGACCACGTCCTTCACGGCCGAGAGCTCCACGGCAGAGGACGCTCTCTCTATCCGCTCTGAGATGATCCAGCGCAAAG GCTCCACCTTCCGACCCCATGACTCATTTCCCAAATCATCTGGAAAGTCAGGGCGGCGTCGGCGGGAGCGGCGGAGCACTGTGCTGGGACTGCCACAGCATGTGCAGAAGGAACTCG GCCTGCGGAACGAACGTGAGGCTCCAGGTACTCCTCGGCCTCCTGGTCCACGGGAGGCCGTACGCATCCCCACAGTGGATGGCCGCCCGGCGGGAGTAGCCacagggccaggggccagggtgtCCCTGCGGGCgctggaggcagaggcagaagcTGGTGCTGAGGCAGAGGCCATGCTACAGCGCCACATCGACCGTATCTACCGGGATGACAGCCTTGTGGGCCGGTCCACGGGGGCCCGGCCCTTGCCACTGACCCGGCCCATGTCCCTAGCAGTGCCGGGACTGACAGGAGGGGCAGGGCCGCCGGAACCCCTGAGCCCGGCCATGTCCATCTCGCCCCAGGCCACCTACTTGTCGAAGCTGATCCCGCATGCTGTGCTGCCACCTACAGTGGACGTGGTGGCCCTGGGCCGCTGCAGCCTGCGCACACTGAGTCGCTGCAGCCTGCTCTCAGCCAGCCCAGCCTCTGTCCGCTCACTGGGCCGCTtcttctcagcctccagcccGAGGCCCCGCAGCCgccacccttcctcctccagtgaCAACTGGAGCCACTCCCAGTCCTCTGAGACCATCGTATCTGACGGCTCCACTCTCTCCTCTAAGGGTGGCTCTGAGGGCCGGCCGGAGGGCTCTGTGGCCAGCAATAGCgtggtgccccctccccaggggggcagtgggaggggctcTCCCAGCGGGGGCAGCACTGCTGAGGCCTCGGACACCATCAGCATTCGGAGTGGTGGGCAGCTGTCTGGCCGCAGTGTGTCCCTACGTAAGCTGAAGCGGCCCCCGCCACCTCCCCGCCGGACCCACTCGCTCCATCAGCGTGGCTCAGCAGCACCTGATGGGCCCTTGGGATTGCCCCCCAAGCCCGAGCGGAAGCAGCAGCCACAGCTGCCCCGGCCGCCCACCACGGGCGGGTCAGAAGGGATGGGGGCAGCACCCTGTCCATCCAACTTAGCAGGTAGCTGGGTGCCTGGCTTGTCTCCAGCTGGTTCCCGGCGCCCCCCACGCTCCCCAGAACGGACACTCTCACCCTCCAGTGGATACTCGAGCCAAAGTGGTACCCCTACCCTCCCTCCCAAGGGTCTAGCAGGGGCTTCTGCTTCCCCAGGCAAGATCCAACCCCCTAAACCAGAGCGTGTCACTTCCCTCCGATCTCCTGGGGCTTCTGTGTCCTCCTCTCTCACGTCtctctgttcctcctcctctGATCCAGCCCCCTCAGATCGTTCTGGTCCACACACATCAACTGCCCTGGGTGACAGGTTCGTCATACCTCCTCACCCCAAGGTGCCTgcacccttctccccacctccctcaaaGCCCAAGAGCCCTAACCAAGCTGACCCTGCTCCAGCTGCCCTGGCTGTGATCCCTGGGCCCATCTCTACCACTGCTGCCAGTCCTGAGTCCCTACCCACTCCCCAGGTATCCCTGACCCCACCTAAGGCTTCTCCTGTTGCCTCCAAAGCCCCGTCAcccccaccatccccacccccatcttatcatccacccccaccacccactAAGAAGCCAGAGGTGGTTGAGGAGGCCCTGTCTGCCCCAGAGACTACTGAGGAGTCCCTCCAAGATCCCAactggcccccacccccacctcctgcacCGGAGGAGCAGGACCTCTCCATGGCTGACTTCCCTCCACCAGAGGAGGCCTTTTTCTCTGTGGCTGGCCCTGAGCCTGAAGGCCCTTCACAACCCTTGGAGCCCCCTTCAGCTACTATCTCTTTCCAGAGCCAGCCCTGTGATACCCCAGACCCTCCTCCAGCtccaccagccccacctcctgctgGTTCTGTCACAGGGCTTCTGGCCAAGGCTCCTCGAAAGGAACCAGTGGGCTGCAGCAAGGGTGGGGGGCTCCCCTGGGAGGATGCTGGTGCACCCCTGGTCACGCCCTCACTCCTGCAGATGGTTCGGCTGCGCTCTGTGGGCGCCCCCACAGTGGCTCCAAATCCAGCATCAGGGCCATCACCCCCCCAGAAGCCACTACGAAGAGCCCTGTCAGGGCGGGCCAGCCCAGCACCTGCCCCCTCCTCAGGGCTCCATGCTGCTGTGCGACTCAAGGCCTCCAGTCTGGCGGCCAGCGTGGGCCCTGTGAGTGCCCAGCCCAATGGACCACCTGAGGCAGAGCCACGGTCCCCTGCCTCTACGGCCAGCTTCATCTTCTCCAAGGGCACTAAGAAGCTGCAGCTGGAGCGGCCTGTGTCCCCTGAGGCCCAGGCTGACCTCCAGCGGAACCTGGTAGCTGAACTACGGAGCATCTCAGAGCAACGGCCACCCCAGGCCCCAAAGAAGCCACCTAAGGCTCCCCCGCCCGTGGCCCGCAAGCCCTCTGGGggagtccccccacccccctccccctgctttccTCGGGCTGAACCCCTTACTGCTCCTCCTACCAACGGGCTCCCTCATGCAGAGGACAGGACTAAGGAGGAGCTGACAAAGAATGGAGGTGTCCTGCAGCTGGTGGGCCCAGAGGAGCAGAAGCTGGGCCAGCCCGGCTCAG ATTTTTCTGGTCTCGGTGCCTGGGAAGGGTGA